The following proteins are co-located in the Candidatus Deferrimicrobiaceae bacterium genome:
- a CDS encoding DnaJ domain-containing protein has product MNLYALLGVAEDASEPEIRAAYRKIALMCHPDRSQGNPESEALFHAATEAYRILTHPERRKRFELEFGHVDSVAELFERKRVGKRLLRSVLPTARNAPRAGKTWVQAASARKPVPTGVGRVSPVRVGIQPEGQKVAWYELEGLGEPGKNGGEPGTLWLMIIEGGTTHGA; this is encoded by the coding sequence ATGAACCTGTATGCCTTGCTCGGCGTCGCGGAGGATGCGAGCGAACCGGAAATCCGGGCAGCCTATCGCAAGATTGCGCTCATGTGCCACCCCGACCGTAGCCAGGGGAACCCGGAGAGCGAGGCGCTTTTCCATGCGGCGACCGAGGCTTACCGGATCCTGACGCATCCCGAGCGTCGCAAGCGGTTCGAGCTCGAATTTGGGCATGTCGATTCGGTCGCCGAGCTGTTCGAACGGAAGCGGGTCGGCAAGCGCCTGTTGCGGTCCGTGCTCCCGACCGCCCGGAACGCACCGCGGGCAGGGAAGACGTGGGTGCAGGCCGCGAGCGCGCGCAAGCCGGTTCCGACGGGGGTTGGAAGGGTTTCGCCGGTGCGGGTCGGCATTCAACCCGAAGGGCAAAAGGTCGCCTGGTACGAGCTCGAGGGGCTGGGCGAGCCGGGGAAGAACGGCGGAGAGCCGGGGACGTTGTGGTTGATGATCATCGAGGGGGGAACGACGCATGGAGCATGA
- a CDS encoding alpha-ketoacid dehydrogenase subunit beta encodes MMVTYLQAINQAMAEEMARDENVMLMGEDVGVMGGAFKVSEGLQDRFGKLRVVDMPIAESLIIGAGVGLAVQGMRPILEMQFIDFISCGFDQIVNQAATLRYRHGGQTSCPIVIRGPSGAGVHGGLYHSQNPESWFFSVPGLKIVAPATAYDAKGLLKSAVRDDDPVLYFEHKFLYRRIKEDIPDEEYLVPLGQAALRAEGTDLTVITYGATVHPAVQAARDLAGEISVEVIDLRSLAPLDWNAISASVRKTGKALIVHEARLTGGIGAEIAARIGQELFEDLDGPVMRLASADTHNAFAAPLEAWILPDLHKITEAIRKLARY; translated from the coding sequence ATGATGGTCACTTATCTCCAAGCGATCAACCAGGCCATGGCCGAAGAGATGGCGCGCGACGAAAACGTGATGCTCATGGGTGAGGACGTCGGCGTCATGGGCGGAGCGTTCAAGGTGTCCGAGGGGCTCCAGGATCGGTTCGGGAAGCTCCGGGTGGTCGACATGCCGATCGCCGAGTCGCTGATCATCGGGGCGGGCGTCGGCCTCGCCGTCCAGGGGATGCGCCCCATCCTCGAGATGCAGTTCATCGATTTCATCTCCTGCGGGTTCGACCAGATCGTCAACCAGGCCGCGACGCTCCGGTACCGGCACGGCGGGCAGACGAGTTGCCCGATCGTCATCCGGGGGCCGTCGGGGGCGGGCGTCCACGGGGGGCTCTACCATTCGCAGAATCCCGAAAGCTGGTTCTTCAGCGTCCCGGGGCTGAAGATCGTCGCCCCGGCGACCGCCTACGACGCGAAGGGGCTCCTGAAGAGCGCGGTGCGCGACGACGACCCCGTGCTTTACTTCGAGCACAAGTTCCTTTACAGGCGCATCAAGGAAGATATCCCCGACGAAGAGTATCTCGTTCCCCTCGGGCAGGCGGCGCTCCGGGCCGAAGGAACCGACCTGACCGTCATCACTTACGGTGCGACGGTCCACCCTGCGGTGCAGGCGGCGCGCGACCTGGCCGGCGAAATCTCCGTCGAGGTGATCGACCTGCGGTCGCTCGCCCCCCTCGACTGGAACGCGATCAGCGCGTCGGTGCGCAAGACGGGGAAGGCGCTGATCGTCCACGAGGCCCGGCTGACTGGCGGCATCGGCGCCGAGATCGCGGCGCGCATCGGCCAGGAGCTTTTCGAGGATCTCGACGGGCCGGTGATGCGCCTGGCATCGGCCGACACCCACAACGCGTTCGCCGCGCCGCTGGAAGCGTGGATACTTCCGGATCTGCACAAGATCACCGAGGCGATCCGGAAGCTGGCGCGTTACTAG
- a CDS encoding ABC transporter ATP-binding protein produces the protein MEQRTSNHSSLEARELTRVYRRGSEEIRALDGVSLKIERGDFVSFMGPSGSGKTTLVNLLGCLDNPTSGELSLAGRPIFGTGKPLGERELTKVRRELFGYIFQNFYLIPTLTVRENVSLPLAFYRRPGVEGEMERLLEMLGMSHRMNHLPGQISGGEMQRVAIARALVNRPEILLADEPTGNLDSQRSGEIGEVLQELNGRTGLTIIMVTHNAELGMLGKRRIEMRDGHAHEI, from the coding sequence ATGGAACAGCGAACCAGCAATCACTCGTCGCTCGAAGCGCGGGAGCTGACTCGCGTCTACCGGCGCGGCAGCGAGGAGATCCGGGCGCTCGACGGCGTTTCGCTCAAGATCGAGCGAGGCGATTTCGTCTCGTTCATGGGCCCCTCCGGCTCGGGGAAAACCACCCTCGTCAACCTGCTCGGCTGTCTCGACAATCCCACGTCGGGAGAGCTGTCCCTCGCCGGGCGCCCGATCTTCGGAACGGGCAAGCCGCTCGGCGAACGGGAGCTGACGAAAGTCCGACGGGAGCTGTTCGGCTACATCTTTCAGAATTTCTACCTGATTCCCACCCTGACGGTGCGCGAAAACGTGTCGCTGCCGCTCGCCTTCTACCGAAGGCCCGGAGTCGAGGGGGAAATGGAACGGCTGCTCGAAATGCTCGGGATGAGCCACCGGATGAATCACCTCCCGGGGCAGATCTCCGGGGGCGAGATGCAGCGGGTCGCCATCGCGCGCGCGCTCGTCAACCGGCCCGAGATCCTGTTGGCCGACGAGCCGACCGGCAACCTCGACAGCCAGCGGTCCGGCGAGATCGGCGAAGTGCTCCAGGAACTGAACGGACGGACGGGGCTGACGATCATCATGGTTACGCACAATGCCGAGCTCGGAATGCTCGGCAAAAGGCGGATCGAGATGCGCGACGGTCACGCCCACGAGATTTAA
- a CDS encoding nitrous oxide reductase accessory protein NosL, with translation MTKPIRTLFLFPFLSLVLAATAMASSPVEPPQKCEQCGMDRERFAYSRMIVEYADGSKAGVCSIHCAAADMAKGAGKAVKTLRVADYNTREILDANIATWVVGGKAKGVMTGVPKWAFADRKEALTFVKAFGGKVTPFKKVFAASKAEVAEWGR, from the coding sequence TTGACGAAACCGATCCGCACCCTGTTCCTTTTCCCGTTCCTGAGTCTTGTCCTCGCAGCAACCGCAATGGCGTCCTCCCCGGTGGAACCGCCGCAAAAGTGCGAACAGTGCGGGATGGACCGAGAACGGTTCGCCTACAGCCGGATGATCGTCGAGTATGCCGACGGCAGCAAAGCCGGCGTCTGCAGCATCCACTGCGCCGCTGCGGACATGGCAAAGGGGGCGGGCAAGGCGGTCAAGACGCTACGGGTCGCCGATTACAACACCCGTGAGATCCTGGACGCGAATATCGCCACGTGGGTCGTCGGGGGAAAGGCGAAGGGCGTCATGACCGGCGTCCCCAAGTGGGCGTTCGCCGACCGGAAAGAGGCGCTGACCTTCGTCAAGGCCTTCGGCGGCAAGGTGACGCCCTTCAAGAAGGTGTTTGCGGCGTCGAAGGCCGAAGTGGCCGAGTGGGGCCGTTAA
- the dinB gene encoding DNA polymerase IV produces MMNESRTARPRAILHLDMDAFYASVEVRDDPTLAGKPVIVGGSERRGVVCAASYEARKFGVRSAQPMSAAHRLCPKGIFLPVRMARYREVSRQVFAIFHRYTPLVEPLSVDEAFLDVTGCERLFGTPIEIARAIKDAVRTETGLTVSAGVASSKHVAKIASDLEKPDGLVVVPPGAEVAFLAPLPVGRLWGVGKVTESLLQRMGIRTIGDLAAIPVDTLVGKLGSHGAQLRALANGIDEREVETGNEVKSIGHEDTYEQDIRGRKTMERQLLDLSHRVASRMRRHGFRGRTVTLKVKYADFEQVTRAESLQQPTDDGGTIYRIARRLLDKTEAGSRPVRLLGISLSNMSGEEALAMPETPDDVVVEKAGEPDRGTALFAEGNLRGRAVQLSLFAPPGGKAAVTGETTGRGTIPSSPERRDALNRTVDKIQEKFGRTGILPAGILEKDE; encoded by the coding sequence ATGATGAACGAATCCCGGACGGCCCGTCCGCGCGCGATCCTCCATCTCGACATGGACGCCTTCTATGCCTCGGTCGAGGTCCGGGACGACCCGACGCTCGCGGGGAAGCCGGTGATCGTCGGGGGAAGCGAACGGCGCGGGGTCGTGTGCGCCGCGTCCTACGAGGCGCGAAAGTTCGGCGTCCGGTCGGCGCAGCCGATGTCGGCCGCGCATCGCCTTTGCCCGAAGGGGATCTTTCTCCCGGTCCGCATGGCGCGTTATCGGGAGGTCTCCCGGCAGGTCTTCGCCATCTTCCACCGGTATACCCCGCTGGTCGAGCCGCTATCGGTCGACGAGGCCTTCCTCGACGTCACCGGCTGCGAACGGCTGTTCGGCACCCCCATCGAGATCGCGCGGGCGATCAAGGACGCGGTGCGCACCGAAACCGGCCTGACCGTGTCCGCGGGGGTTGCTTCCTCGAAGCACGTCGCGAAAATCGCCTCCGATCTCGAAAAGCCCGACGGCCTCGTGGTCGTCCCGCCCGGGGCCGAGGTGGCGTTCCTCGCGCCGTTGCCGGTGGGCCGGCTGTGGGGGGTGGGGAAGGTCACGGAAAGCCTCCTGCAGCGGATGGGCATCCGCACGATCGGAGATCTCGCGGCGATTCCGGTAGACACGCTGGTCGGGAAACTTGGGAGCCATGGGGCGCAGCTGCGCGCGCTCGCGAACGGAATCGACGAGCGGGAGGTCGAGACCGGGAACGAGGTGAAATCGATCGGGCACGAGGACACCTATGAGCAGGATATCCGCGGCCGCAAGACCATGGAGCGGCAACTGCTCGACCTCTCACACCGGGTCGCGTCGCGGATGCGTCGCCACGGATTCCGGGGCAGGACGGTCACCCTCAAGGTGAAATATGCCGACTTCGAGCAGGTGACCCGCGCCGAATCGCTCCAGCAGCCGACCGACGACGGCGGAACGATCTACCGCATCGCCCGTCGCCTGCTCGACAAGACCGAAGCCGGGAGCCGCCCGGTGCGCCTGCTGGGGATATCCCTGTCGAACATGTCGGGGGAGGAGGCGCTCGCGATGCCCGAAACGCCGGACGACGTCGTCGTCGAGAAAGCGGGAGAGCCCGATCGTGGCACAGCTCTGTTCGCGGAAGGAAACCTCCGGGGAAGGGCAGTCCAACTCTCGTTGTTCGCTCCCCCGGGCGGGAAGGCAGCCGTAACAGGGGAGACGACCGGCCGGGGCACAATTCCATCCTCGCCCGAACGGCGGGACGCGCTCAACCGGACCGTCGACAAGATTCAGGAGAAGTTCGGCCGGACGGGCATCCTGCCCGCGGGCATCCTCGAAAAGGACGAATAA
- a CDS encoding U32 family peptidase, with amino-acid sequence MVHRIGIKPELLAPAGSVEAFFAAIENGADAVYAGLHDFSARSRARNFTPDDLSRMASLCRREGRRLYVTLNTLLKEHELPKIVEILSMLADAGVDAVIVQDQGLARIARAHFPSLALHASTQMTVHTLSGVRQLATLGFRRVVLARELTLPEIRAIAAESPIEIETFVHGALCFCISGQCLFSSFLGGRSGNRGDCAQPCRRSYRFDGAGEYPFSTRDLWGIEAVRSLADAGVASIKIEGRMKPAGYVAASVSAYRRLIDAPFDRYDAAVSDARSLLTGARGRTGTSGFLVEGKPDDLTDPVREGAVGEEIGRVEAVGREGIRFVTTQRLHAGDRLRVQPATGREGRTFTVRRIETKGGGGTVAQPGTQVAISAPFRFAIGDTVYKVADGASGMASEAACLRRLAAVPSDRISCNLALSLQGETLSILGTTDDFSFGKEFAVGTLAAARDGNGSEALRARFAETGGTPFALSGFEASQLGDRFIPPSRIKEIRRSFYAAFGSEATDRHARNRKEVDEAARNAFRTTPRAATGAPSELWVGVGAIEDIASLDPSGVAGFLVPIGRGVLREDLDSASDRIDPDRNRIVWRLPFWLAGEDTAAVAEMIDRLIGRGFRHFEANNPAHFPLLQGRDVRILAGWRLGAMNSAALRALHDQGASAAVLSPEDDGENLALLLGADLPIVPWVTLAGRPALMVSRIPVSRSAGDDGVSIEPGGGGRLSTEDGLTVLRPGVPFSVTGYRDRLRAAGCRGFVAELAGVPTGEREPMLRAAREGEPVPGASSFNFERKAGG; translated from the coding sequence TTGGTCCACCGAATCGGAATAAAACCGGAACTTCTCGCGCCGGCAGGGTCGGTCGAGGCCTTCTTTGCCGCGATCGAGAACGGCGCCGACGCCGTCTACGCCGGCCTGCACGATTTCTCAGCGCGTTCCCGCGCCCGGAATTTCACACCCGACGATCTCTCGCGGATGGCTTCCCTGTGCCGCAGGGAGGGACGCCGGCTGTACGTCACGCTCAACACGCTGCTCAAGGAGCATGAGCTTCCCAAGATCGTGGAAATCCTCTCGATGCTGGCCGACGCGGGCGTCGATGCGGTGATCGTCCAGGACCAGGGGCTGGCGCGGATCGCACGCGCGCATTTTCCGTCGCTCGCGCTTCATGCATCGACGCAGATGACCGTCCACACCCTGTCCGGCGTCCGGCAACTGGCTACGCTCGGGTTCCGACGCGTAGTTCTGGCGCGCGAGCTCACGCTTCCCGAGATCCGCGCCATCGCTGCAGAATCGCCAATCGAGATCGAGACGTTTGTCCATGGCGCCCTGTGCTTCTGCATCTCGGGCCAGTGTCTCTTTTCGTCGTTCCTCGGCGGACGCAGCGGCAATCGGGGCGATTGCGCCCAGCCGTGCCGACGCTCCTACAGGTTCGACGGGGCGGGGGAATATCCCTTTTCGACGCGCGACCTCTGGGGGATCGAGGCGGTCCGGTCGCTGGCCGACGCCGGGGTCGCCTCCATCAAGATCGAGGGGCGGATGAAGCCGGCCGGTTACGTCGCGGCCTCCGTGTCCGCTTACCGGCGGCTGATCGATGCGCCGTTCGACCGATACGATGCGGCGGTGTCGGATGCAAGATCGCTCCTGACGGGTGCGCGGGGGCGGACCGGCACGTCCGGCTTTCTGGTCGAAGGGAAGCCGGACGACCTGACCGACCCTGTGCGCGAAGGCGCGGTCGGGGAGGAGATCGGCCGTGTCGAGGCCGTCGGGCGGGAAGGCATTCGCTTCGTGACCACCCAGCGGCTCCATGCCGGCGACCGTTTGCGCGTCCAGCCCGCCACCGGACGCGAGGGGCGAACCTTCACCGTGCGGAGAATCGAGACCAAGGGCGGCGGGGGGACCGTAGCGCAGCCGGGCACTCAGGTGGCCATCTCGGCCCCGTTCCGATTCGCCATAGGCGACACCGTGTACAAGGTCGCAGACGGTGCATCCGGGATGGCAAGCGAGGCCGCCTGCCTTCGCAGGCTTGCCGCGGTCCCGTCGGATCGTATCTCGTGCAACCTGGCGTTGTCGCTGCAAGGAGAGACCCTTTCCATTCTGGGGACCACCGACGATTTCTCCTTCGGAAAGGAATTCGCGGTCGGGACGCTGGCGGCGGCGAGGGACGGAAATGGCTCCGAGGCGTTGCGTGCGCGTTTTGCGGAGACTGGCGGAACGCCGTTCGCGCTTTCGGGCTTCGAGGCGTCACAGCTGGGCGACCGCTTCATTCCTCCCTCGCGGATCAAGGAAATCCGTCGGTCCTTCTACGCCGCATTCGGAAGCGAGGCGACAGATCGCCATGCCCGGAACCGGAAGGAGGTCGACGAAGCCGCCCGGAACGCTTTTCGGACCACCCCGCGTGCGGCCACGGGAGCGCCTTCCGAACTATGGGTGGGCGTCGGGGCCATCGAAGACATCGCGTCACTCGACCCTTCCGGAGTTGCCGGCTTCCTGGTCCCGATCGGGCGAGGCGTCCTTCGGGAAGATCTCGACTCCGCGTCCGATCGCATCGACCCCGACCGCAACCGGATCGTCTGGCGGCTTCCTTTCTGGCTCGCGGGCGAGGACACCGCGGCGGTCGCGGAAATGATCGATCGACTTATTGGCCGGGGATTCCGCCATTTCGAAGCGAACAACCCCGCCCATTTTCCGCTGTTGCAAGGGCGCGATGTCCGCATCCTCGCCGGCTGGCGGCTGGGCGCGATGAACAGCGCCGCATTGCGCGCCCTACACGACCAGGGGGCCTCGGCCGCAGTCCTGTCGCCCGAGGACGACGGAGAGAATCTGGCCCTCCTTCTGGGCGCGGATCTTCCGATCGTGCCCTGGGTGACGCTGGCCGGCAGGCCCGCGCTGATGGTGTCCCGAATTCCGGTTTCCCGCAGCGCGGGGGACGACGGGGTATCGATCGAGCCGGGAGGAGGCGGTCGGCTATCGACCGAGGACGGGCTGACGGTGCTTCGTCCCGGTGTGCCGTTCTCGGTGACGGGGTATCGCGATCGGCTCCGGGCCGCCGGTTGCCGGGGATTCGTCGCCGAGCTGGCGGGGGTTCCGACCGGGGAGCGCGAGCCCATGCTGCGGGCCGCGCGGGAAGGGGAGCCGGTTCCCGGCGCCTCGTCGTTCAATTTCGAGCGGAAGGCGGGCGGATGA
- a CDS encoding dihydrolipoamide acetyltransferase family protein encodes MIVDVVMPQLGESVVEGTVVKWLVKPGDRVAKDQALLEISTDKVDAEIPSPEAGVVAELLAKTGEVVPIKAVIARIETEAATGAWDEEKEGMPSWIARKGEAMPPIPAAPAVPTPATPPLSRPPASGASTLRITPVVARMAAEHGLDLSKIAGSGIDGRVTKRDVEAFLAGGGVSSVSLSAASAVPGAAVPGAAAMRDAQAPPAAASHATPPASGAEGIAEGDQVIPFSPIRKMIAERMVRSKQTSPHVHAVAEVDMHRIMALRAGFKQQGRSVTVLPFLLIAAVRALAEFPTLNAIVSGESLIIRKAVHLGVAVETERGLMVPVVRDAEKLSLGALSDAVDDLAARARNHRILPDELNGGTFSVSNPGPKGNLFGTPIINQPQVGILRMGQVVKRPVVSEVDGADSIVIRPMMYLVLGYDHRVVDGVAGNGFLFRVREILEAGEFSL; translated from the coding sequence ATGATCGTCGACGTCGTGATGCCGCAGCTCGGGGAAAGCGTGGTCGAGGGAACCGTCGTCAAGTGGCTGGTCAAGCCGGGCGACCGGGTCGCAAAAGACCAGGCGCTGCTCGAGATCTCGACCGACAAGGTCGATGCCGAGATCCCGTCGCCCGAAGCGGGCGTCGTGGCGGAACTGCTCGCGAAAACGGGCGAGGTCGTCCCGATCAAGGCTGTGATCGCCCGGATCGAGACCGAAGCCGCGACCGGCGCCTGGGATGAGGAGAAGGAGGGGATGCCCTCGTGGATCGCGCGGAAGGGCGAGGCGATGCCGCCGATTCCCGCTGCCCCCGCGGTGCCGACCCCCGCCACTCCGCCGCTTTCCCGTCCGCCAGCGTCGGGCGCGTCTACGTTGCGCATCACGCCGGTCGTCGCTCGAATGGCGGCAGAGCACGGGCTCGATCTGTCGAAGATTGCGGGATCCGGGATCGACGGGCGGGTCACCAAGCGGGACGTCGAGGCGTTTCTCGCCGGCGGAGGTGTTTCATCCGTTTCACTATCCGCCGCTTCGGCTGTCCCTGGCGCGGCCGTCCCTGGCGCGGCCGCGATGCGCGACGCGCAAGCGCCGCCGGCGGCCGCCTCTCACGCCACCCCGCCCGCCTCGGGCGCGGAGGGGATCGCGGAAGGCGATCAGGTCATCCCCTTTTCGCCGATCCGCAAGATGATCGCCGAGCGGATGGTCCGCAGCAAGCAGACCTCACCGCACGTCCACGCGGTCGCCGAGGTCGACATGCACCGGATCATGGCGCTACGGGCCGGGTTCAAGCAGCAGGGGAGGAGCGTGACGGTGCTGCCGTTTCTCCTCATCGCCGCCGTGCGGGCGCTTGCCGAGTTCCCGACGCTCAACGCCATCGTGTCGGGTGAGAGCCTGATCATCCGGAAGGCGGTCCACCTCGGGGTGGCGGTCGAGACCGAACGAGGGTTGATGGTCCCCGTGGTTCGCGACGCCGAAAAGCTTTCGCTGGGCGCGTTATCCGATGCCGTCGACGACCTGGCCGCCCGGGCGCGCAACCACCGGATTTTGCCCGACGAGCTGAACGGCGGCACCTTCAGCGTCAGCAATCCGGGGCCCAAGGGCAACCTGTTCGGCACGCCGATCATCAACCAGCCGCAGGTCGGCATCCTTCGGATGGGGCAGGTCGTCAAGCGTCCGGTCGTGTCCGAGGTCGACGGCGCCGATTCAATCGTCATCCGGCCGATGATGTACCTCGTCCTGGGCTACGACCACCGGGTCGTCGACGGGGTCGCCGGCAACGGCTTCCTGTTCCGCGTGCGCGAGATTCTCGAGGCGGGGGAATTCTCCCTCTGA
- a CDS encoding TlpA disulfide reductase family protein: protein MRQGKWIFWAILAAFLIVSSIFNTAFALRGTENGARLTDIELSGVTGAGGKLSSFSGEKGLVVVYWATWSERSAELLGFIEKSRARYEKSGLRFLAIDADHAEMSADAVALVKSTAGAAGVAFPVVIDPGLKGYNEIGIISVPTILVVDNSLRIAASYPGFPSVARDEIPALLDAFLGIPPPKRPEATEYLLAHTPKNHALQYFNLGKRLFLLARTSRGLLPVVPENAVEKLDEALRRDSDYLDPLLLKAIVLNEAKAFGRRDEMLRELAKRGLRDEHERKLAGFDPSALVDASGAVKPEAEGALKEALTRFLPKGD, encoded by the coding sequence ATGCGCCAGGGAAAATGGATCTTTTGGGCCATACTCGCAGCCTTCCTGATCGTATCGTCAATATTCAATACGGCGTTTGCATTACGGGGGACGGAGAATGGGGCACGCCTGACCGATATCGAACTCTCGGGCGTAACGGGCGCCGGGGGAAAGCTTTCCTCCTTTTCCGGAGAGAAGGGGCTCGTCGTCGTCTATTGGGCGACCTGGAGTGAGCGGTCGGCCGAATTGCTGGGGTTCATTGAAAAATCACGGGCGCGGTACGAGAAGTCGGGGCTCCGTTTCCTTGCGATCGATGCCGATCATGCGGAGATGTCCGCCGACGCCGTCGCCCTGGTCAAGTCGACCGCCGGGGCGGCCGGAGTCGCCTTCCCCGTCGTCATCGACCCGGGGCTCAAGGGTTACAACGAGATCGGCATCATCAGCGTGCCGACGATCCTGGTGGTGGACAACTCGCTTCGGATAGCCGCGTCGTACCCGGGATTCCCTTCGGTGGCCCGCGACGAGATTCCCGCGCTTCTCGACGCCTTCCTCGGGATTCCCCCGCCGAAGCGGCCGGAGGCGACCGAGTATCTTCTGGCGCACACGCCGAAGAACCATGCGCTCCAGTATTTCAACCTGGGCAAGCGGCTGTTCCTGCTGGCCCGCACGTCCCGGGGACTTCTGCCCGTGGTTCCCGAGAACGCGGTCGAGAAGCTGGACGAGGCACTCCGCCGGGATTCGGACTACCTGGATCCGCTGTTGCTCAAGGCGATTGTCCTGAACGAGGCGAAGGCGTTCGGAAGGCGTGACGAAATGCTGCGCGAACTCGCGAAGCGGGGGCTTCGGGATGAGCACGAGCGGAAGCTGGCCGGCTTCGATCCGTCTGCGCTCGTCGATGCATCCGGCGCGGTGAAGCCGGAGGCGGAAGGGGCGCTCAAGGAGGCGCTGACGCGGTTCCTGCCGAAAGGCGATTAA
- a CDS encoding ABC transporter permease has translation MITRFGIASKNLLRKKSRTLLTMVGIMLSAWVLVSLLGFNRGYEIALNRDIENMGYQLMVMAKGCPYEAATMMLQGGKGLRYMPQTMVDNITREPEVESVTPILMQAFFDPNKGESGGIAGYFGVDPATYPGMKPFFRFRQGGWFKDGNSDEAVMGFEAAELEQREVGDMTLVPEKNVKLKIVGILERTGSQDDGTTFVPLKTLQRIAGTDKITTIGIKIKKNADMAALENRLYQLPDVQVVSFSQVKQTIMKLISTARVMVLSIAVVAILIAMVGVANTVLMSVLERKQEIGILKTMGAMPSDVFRLVWTETLILCAGGGLAGIGMAFAFAHVTDLLVRRILPYAPSGGLVSIDPALACLSFGIILLVGLLSGLYPAWQAGRVRPLESIRGEG, from the coding sequence ATGATCACCCGATTCGGAATCGCCTCGAAGAACCTGCTCCGGAAAAAATCCCGGACGCTGCTTACCATGGTCGGGATCATGCTCTCCGCCTGGGTGCTCGTCAGTCTTCTCGGCTTCAACCGGGGCTACGAGATCGCCCTCAACCGCGACATCGAGAACATGGGCTACCAGCTCATGGTCATGGCCAAGGGGTGCCCTTACGAGGCGGCCACGATGATGCTGCAGGGCGGGAAGGGGCTTCGCTACATGCCCCAGACCATGGTCGACAACATCACGCGGGAACCCGAGGTCGAAAGCGTCACGCCCATCCTGATGCAGGCGTTCTTCGACCCGAACAAGGGCGAGAGCGGGGGGATCGCCGGCTACTTCGGCGTTGACCCCGCCACCTATCCGGGGATGAAGCCGTTCTTCCGATTTCGTCAGGGTGGCTGGTTCAAGGACGGAAACTCCGACGAGGCGGTCATGGGGTTCGAGGCGGCCGAACTTGAGCAGCGCGAGGTGGGCGACATGACGCTCGTCCCCGAGAAGAACGTCAAGCTCAAGATCGTCGGGATCCTCGAACGGACGGGAAGCCAGGACGACGGCACGACCTTCGTCCCGCTGAAGACGCTGCAGCGGATCGCCGGGACCGACAAGATCACCACGATCGGCATCAAGATCAAAAAGAACGCCGACATGGCCGCGCTCGAGAACCGGCTCTACCAGCTGCCCGACGTCCAGGTGGTCAGCTTCAGCCAGGTCAAGCAGACCATCATGAAACTCATCTCCACGGCCCGGGTCATGGTCCTTTCGATCGCGGTCGTCGCCATTCTCATCGCCATGGTCGGCGTGGCCAACACGGTCCTCATGTCCGTGCTGGAGCGAAAGCAGGAGATCGGCATCCTCAAGACGATGGGGGCGATGCCTTCCGACGTGTTCCGGCTGGTCTGGACCGAGACGCTGATCCTGTGCGCGGGAGGCGGGCTGGCCGGCATCGGGATGGCCTTCGCCTTCGCGCACGTGACGGACCTCCTCGTGCGGCGGATCCTCCCTTATGCCCCGAGCGGCGGGCTGGTGTCGATCGATCCTGCGCTGGCGTGCCTGTCGTTCGGCATCATCCTGCTCGTGGGGCTTTTGAGCGGCCTGTACCCGGCATGGCAAGCCGGGCGCGTCCGCCCACTCGAATCGATCCGGGGAGAGGGGTGA
- the lipB gene encoding lipoyl(octanoyl) transferase LipB — protein MESVWLGEVAYRPALEMQLEILGRRADDAVGDTLLLLTHPHVYTLGSTGDSSNLLVPEETLSREGIALERISRGGDITYHGPGQLVGYPIVRLQKPELHRYVRSLESALIEALSGFGIPAERVDGLTGVWVGPKKIASIGVGVRRWVTYHGFALNVTTDLAYFRKINLCGLRGREATSMAELLGKAPPMAEVRAAVADACCRTLGWVE, from the coding sequence ATGGAAAGCGTCTGGCTGGGAGAAGTCGCGTATCGTCCCGCGCTCGAGATGCAGCTCGAGATCCTCGGGCGGCGCGCCGACGACGCCGTCGGCGACACCCTCCTTCTGCTTACCCACCCGCACGTCTACACGCTCGGCTCCACCGGCGATTCGTCCAACCTGCTTGTCCCCGAGGAAACGCTTTCCCGCGAGGGCATCGCTCTCGAACGGATCTCCCGAGGCGGGGACATCACCTACCACGGTCCGGGGCAGCTCGTCGGCTACCCGATCGTCCGCCTTCAAAAGCCGGAGCTTCACCGGTACGTCCGATCGCTCGAATCCGCGCTGATCGAGGCGCTGTCCGGCTTCGGCATCCCGGCGGAGCGCGTGGACGGACTGACCGGAGTCTGGGTCGGCCCGAAGAAGATCGCCTCCATCGGCGTCGGCGTCCGCCGGTGGGTGACCTATCACGGCTTCGCGCTCAATGTGACGACCGACCTGGCTTATTTCCGGAAGATCAACCTTTGCGGGCTGCGGGGGCGCGAGGCGACTTCCATGGCCGAACTGCTCGGGAAGGCGCCGCCGATGGCGGAGGTCCGGGCCGCGGTCGCGGACGCGTGCTGCCGCACCCTGGGCTGGGTCGAATGA